In Paracoccus aminophilus JCM 7686, a single window of DNA contains:
- a CDS encoding DUF3168 domain-containing protein, which produces MDRMIAAVPDLGGRVFDQAGRVTPSPYVTLGPSHWASDDADCIDGRVLTLQIDVWGHGTTKGAMEDLTDDIAACLQGWSDIDAVTMHPVTVSMVRVMGDPDPDYVHGVLQIEVEIEA; this is translated from the coding sequence ATGGACCGGATGATCGCTGCGGTGCCAGACTTGGGCGGGCGGGTGTTTGATCAGGCAGGGCGGGTAACGCCCTCGCCATATGTGACGCTCGGGCCAAGCCACTGGGCGTCGGACGATGCGGATTGCATCGATGGCCGCGTGCTCACCTTGCAGATCGACGTTTGGGGGCATGGAACCACGAAAGGGGCGATGGAGGACCTCACAGATGATATTGCAGCATGCCTGCAGGGTTGGTCCGATATTGACGCGGTCACCATGCATCCCGTCACGGTCAGCATGGTTCGTGTCATGGGTGATCCCGATCCTGATTACGTGCACGGCGTTCTGCAGATCGAGGTTGAGATTGAAGCCTAG
- a CDS encoding head-tail adaptor protein, translating to MSEDHLRSGRRRDTVVFQSPVESRDRDGKLVQGWEDQFTVSAHVKPLRGSEAVMQARVSARAPAILSVRLSAQTLRIMADWRAVVEGRIFDLKELPRRTNRPRFLEMLVEAGG from the coding sequence GTGAGCGAGGATCATCTCAGGTCGGGGCGTCGACGCGACACGGTCGTTTTCCAGTCGCCCGTCGAAAGTCGGGATCGCGACGGTAAATTGGTTCAGGGCTGGGAAGACCAGTTCACAGTCAGTGCTCACGTCAAGCCACTGCGCGGCAGCGAGGCGGTGATGCAGGCGCGGGTTTCGGCTAGAGCGCCCGCAATCTTGTCCGTTAGGCTCTCGGCGCAAACCTTGCGCATCATGGCCGATTGGCGCGCGGTGGTGGAAGGCCGGATCTTTGATCTCAAGGAATTGCCGCGGCGGACGAATCGTCCGCGCTTTCTGGAGATGTTGGTGGAGGCAGGGGGTTGA